Genomic segment of Glandiceps talaboti chromosome 17, keGlaTala1.1, whole genome shotgun sequence:
tggcatagttccCATTCATTCTACCATAATATTGGTGgtgaaccctggtaaaatgactggggaaatctggtaagttttacctacttaccacccataACACAAACACTGATAGCTAATTGACTGACAAACTAACTTGAAACCAAACATTagtcatataaatatacatgaacaATTATAGCATTTAATGAGAAATTTCTCATTGATACCCCAAACTTTCTACATGTGGTTCTCAATTACAGGAAACATACCATTTACAGTTGAGAATGTGACAACTATTTATTCCTTTATTGaattttgtatataaaaacattatttgaaTAGTTATCAAATATCgttcatttagacaaaaataattaaatgacGCATGGTAATAATAACTGATTTCCAACCACATTCCACCAAGAAATTGTGAACCGACTACAACCAAGTACAAGGCAGGGGGTCAAAGACATCTACCCTTCACTAAATAGATGATCATACTACAGcgatgttcgaccaactgtatctcttagtctgtctcaagctgtgctaaaactacctactagcagcaagtttctctattgatcacagtatAATCTTTCATTCTCGGAtgtttaatattgaaataaattgttaataAGACCAAGACTGGCTAGTcactacacacacatacactcactcacttcactcagatggtaaacaaacaactcaaTTAACACCTACAatacaacattgcaactttgtttattataccagattagatatcccacagtgtcgctatcctgaagactctacttaaaactccacaggtgaaatgtacactaattaaacatcaaggaatgaaagattacactgtaatcaatagagaaacttgctgctagtacTAGTAGGAGGTAGTTTTAgaacagcttgagacaggctaagagatacagttggtcgaacatcgTTGGATAAGCCATATTCATTACACAACAGTAACATTTCCTAACAACCACACATTATGACATAAGATTTAAATATTGTTACCTTAGACAGTACTCCACAGCATGTTGGTAGACCTGGTAGGAATGTAAGAGTATTTCCAGGGATTACGTAAGTATAGAATTATTAAGTATGatacttgtacttttaaaatacttatacatgtatggttgagTGTAACCTTCCACGGTGGGTTACTGGGGTGGGTGGGGTATTTATATGagaaccctatgacatgtgagtgcaagtttGGCATACtcagggagggggggggggtatttgtaTGAGAACTTGCaatgcagtgttctctgtgacGGTACTTTCACCagcatagcaagtgaaagtgcagcagaaaacactccAAGCATAAGTGCATATACCACTGACTACCCACACCTGCACTCATTCAGCATgggtttctgttattattatatttatcgAAAGAACACATTTCCATAAAAGTGACACTGTATGAAGAACAAATgtaaaaataccactagtatgcacatgcACTGGTACAAGTAATCTCTTGTACATATGAATCACTTCCATCGAGTTTTGCCCAATGAGATTCACTTTGAAACAAGTTTTAATCcttattttgcattttgtacACTGACGTTAGCCAAAAAGGGTCATCAGTGACAGACCATGTATCATTAATACATGATTGTTACATACATGTCTTTCTAATAGTTGTGACGCTTGCCAGATGTCTCCTCTGAGAGGACCAAGATATAGATGTCAAATCTGTCCAGACTTTGATCTTTGTGAGGATTGTTTTGAAAAGCTCTCAAATCATCCCCATTCATTCATGCTTAGATCGGATCCAGGTATGTTATTAAAAAGGGACTCTGTGGAACATATCAAGAAT
This window contains:
- the LOC144448272 gene encoding uncharacterized protein LOC144448272, which produces MSPLRGPRYRCQICPDFDLCEDCFEKLSNHPHSFMLRSDPDSTWQVAVVGLPLIYS